The genomic window GCATCTTTAATTTTCTCTGCAATATCAACTTTTTGGAATAAGGAAATGAATTTCATTTTAAAAAATGTTTTTAATCCTGCAAGGTTTTCAAAACCTTGTAGGTATTTACGAAATATTCTATTCTATCAATCAAACCTACAAGGTTTTGAAAACCTTGCAGGATCTCGCTTAAATTATTTTTTAAACTGCAGCAAAGCATTTTTAGTAAAATCAGACAAAACAAGTTTGCCTGTAATCGCTGCACGTTCAAAAAGGAGCGATTCCCAAATTTCTGTTCCTTCCCAAATAATCTTTTTCATTTCGTAAAGCGCTTCAGGATTATAAGAACTTAGTTTTTGAGCAAAACTTTCAACTTCAGCATCCAGATTTTCTGCTTCACATAAAACCGAAAAAAGCCCTTTTTCAAAAGCCCAATCTGCCGATTTCCATTCGTGAGCAGCTAAAGTCATTTCAGTCATAGCTGTTTTTCCTATTTTACGGGAAACCGCTGGTTCAATGACAAAAGGACCAATTCCGATAGCTAATTCAGATAATTTTATATCACTTCGAGAAGTTGCAAAAACATAATCGCAAGCCGAAATAATTCCGACACCGCCTCCAACTGCTTTTCCTTGAACACGTCCAATTATAATTTTATTGCAATTTCGCATGGCATTCAGCAAATGTGCAAAACCCGAAAAGAATTCTACACCTTGTTCTTCATTTTCAACTTTCAAAAGTTCATCAAAAGAAGCTCCCGAACAAAACGTTTTTTCTCCCTCGCTTTTTAAAATAATGACCGAAACATCTTCATTTCGACTTAAAGAATTAATTTCAGCTGTAAGTCTATTTAACAATTCACGTGGAAAAGAATT from Flavobacterium sp. KACC 22763 includes these protein-coding regions:
- a CDS encoding enoyl-CoA hydratase/isomerase family protein; protein product: MSLENTNGSLETSFQNTIATVQFGHPASNSFPRELLNRLTAEINSLSRNEDVSVIILKSEGEKTFCSGASFDELLKVENEEQGVEFFSGFAHLLNAMRNCNKIIIGRVQGKAVGGGVGIISACDYVFATSRSDIKLSELAIGIGPFVIEPAVSRKIGKTAMTEMTLAAHEWKSADWAFEKGLFSVLCEAENLDAEVESFAQKLSSYNPEALYEMKKIIWEGTEIWESLLFERAAITGKLVLSDFTKNALLQFKK